In one Corallococcus sp. EGB genomic region, the following are encoded:
- a CDS encoding transketolase, giving the protein MADTLADLAAQLRIDSIRCTTAAGSGHPSSSMSAADIMAVLFQKYLRFDFQQPKAHNNDRFVLSKGHACPVLYSAFKAVGAIDDRELMSLRKFGSRLEGHPNPHVLPLVDVATGSLGQGLAIGVGMALSARMDGLPFRTYVLMGDSETAEGSVWEAFDKAGHYKLDNLCAIIDVNRLGQSRETELGWNLEAYAARARAFGWNAITLDGHDLEAIDRAFAEAQAKKGQPTCLVCKTEKGHGSSLIANEDGWHGKALPEDKAKDAIRELGGERNVRIQVKKPEAVKATVHDKPSPLQLPTYEVGQKEATRKAYGDALLALGNARPDVVALDAEVSNSTYANEFQKAHPRRYFEMFIAEQNMVSSAVGMAVLGKKAFVSTFAAFLSRAFDQVRMAAISNATVHLCGSHAGVSIGEDGPSQMALEDLAMMRAVGGSTVLYPSDPNQTAKLLAQVVERQGITYLRTTREKTPVLYPATEDFPIGGSKVVRQSGQDVATVVAAGITLHEALKAYETLKKDGVAVRVIDLYSVKPVDAKTLRKAARETQGRLIVVEDHWAEGGLADAVLEAFTGERERLPTVVRLAVTKMPGSGKPAELLDAAGIDAGHIVEAVTSLVEEAAAQGGDGRGRPSENAWGHTNA; this is encoded by the coding sequence ATGGCGGATACCTTGGCGGACCTCGCGGCGCAGCTGCGCATCGACAGCATCCGCTGCACCACGGCGGCGGGCTCGGGCCACCCCAGCTCGTCCATGTCCGCGGCGGACATCATGGCCGTGCTGTTCCAGAAGTACCTGCGCTTCGACTTCCAGCAGCCGAAGGCGCACAACAACGACCGCTTCGTGCTCTCCAAGGGCCACGCCTGCCCGGTCCTCTACTCGGCCTTCAAGGCGGTGGGCGCCATCGATGACCGGGAATTGATGTCGCTGCGCAAGTTCGGCAGCCGGCTGGAGGGGCACCCGAACCCGCATGTGCTGCCGCTCGTGGACGTGGCCACCGGCTCGCTCGGACAGGGGCTGGCCATTGGCGTGGGCATGGCGCTGAGCGCGCGCATGGACGGGCTGCCCTTCCGCACCTACGTGCTCATGGGCGACAGCGAGACGGCGGAGGGCTCCGTGTGGGAGGCGTTCGACAAGGCCGGCCACTACAAGCTCGACAACCTGTGCGCCATCATCGACGTGAACCGCCTGGGACAGAGCCGTGAGACGGAGCTGGGCTGGAACCTGGAGGCCTACGCGGCCCGCGCCCGCGCCTTCGGGTGGAACGCCATCACGCTGGACGGGCATGACCTGGAGGCCATCGACCGCGCCTTCGCTGAAGCCCAGGCGAAGAAGGGCCAGCCTACCTGCCTCGTCTGCAAGACGGAGAAGGGGCACGGCTCCTCGCTCATCGCCAACGAGGACGGCTGGCACGGCAAGGCGCTGCCGGAGGACAAGGCGAAGGACGCCATCCGCGAGCTGGGCGGCGAGCGAAACGTCCGCATCCAGGTGAAGAAGCCGGAGGCGGTGAAGGCCACCGTGCACGACAAGCCCTCACCGTTGCAGTTGCCCACGTATGAAGTCGGCCAGAAGGAGGCCACGCGCAAGGCCTACGGCGACGCGCTGCTGGCGCTGGGCAACGCGCGGCCGGACGTGGTGGCGCTGGACGCGGAGGTGTCCAACTCCACGTACGCGAACGAGTTCCAGAAGGCGCACCCGCGGCGCTACTTCGAGATGTTCATCGCGGAGCAGAACATGGTGTCCAGCGCGGTGGGCATGGCGGTGCTGGGCAAGAAGGCCTTCGTCAGCACCTTCGCGGCCTTCCTGTCGCGCGCGTTTGATCAGGTGCGCATGGCGGCCATCTCCAACGCCACGGTGCACCTGTGCGGCAGCCACGCGGGCGTGTCCATTGGCGAGGACGGCCCGTCGCAGATGGCGCTGGAGGACCTGGCGATGATGCGCGCGGTGGGCGGCAGCACGGTGCTCTACCCGAGCGACCCCAACCAGACCGCGAAGCTGCTGGCCCAGGTGGTGGAGCGCCAGGGCATCACCTACCTGCGCACCACGCGGGAGAAGACGCCGGTGCTCTACCCCGCGACGGAGGACTTCCCCATTGGCGGCAGCAAGGTGGTGCGCCAGTCCGGCCAGGACGTGGCCACGGTGGTGGCCGCCGGCATCACGCTGCACGAAGCGCTCAAGGCCTACGAGACGCTGAAGAAGGACGGCGTCGCGGTGCGCGTCATCGACCTCTACTCGGTGAAGCCGGTGGACGCGAAGACGCTGCGCAAGGCCGCGCGCGAGACGCAAGGCCGGCTCATCGTGGTGGAGGACCACTGGGCGGAAGGGGGCCTGGCGGACGCGGTGCTGGAGGCCTTCACTGGCGAGCGCGAGCGGCTGCCCACGGTGGTGCGGCTCGCGGTGACGAAGATGCCCGGCTCCGGCAAGCCCGCGGAGCTGCTGGACGCCGCCGGAATCGACGCCGGGCACATCGTGGAGGCCGTCACCTCGCTGGTGGAGGAGGCGGCGGCCCAGGGTGGGGACGGCAGGGGCCGTCCGTCCGAGAACGCCTGGGGCCACACGAACGCGTAG
- a CDS encoding HEAT repeat domain-containing protein: MEIPARATAYLMDEAFEDAINFAIDSLMRSRAVKDRPIPELIDLALQDDEEDETAWEAIFELHFRGGEEVFEATVRLLHSASSRERGRGTDILAQLGGRRRSDALRTKCADEVLSALATEQDAAVLGSMGVALGHLRDARAVPALQSLKHHPNEDVRMGVVMGMMPHRDPVAIQTLIELSRDSDEDVRNWATFSLGSQAEEVDTPELRDALFDRLTESNMELRGEALVGLAMRKDPRVLEPLRRELEGKEVVVLAVEAAQALEDLSLLPLLRRLQDPPGNADSYFRHVLADAIAHLEGLAR, from the coding sequence GTGGAGATTCCCGCCCGGGCGACGGCCTACCTCATGGACGAAGCCTTCGAGGACGCCATCAACTTCGCCATCGACAGTCTGATGAGGTCGCGCGCCGTGAAAGACCGCCCCATCCCGGAACTGATTGACCTCGCGTTACAGGATGACGAGGAGGATGAAACGGCCTGGGAAGCCATCTTCGAATTACACTTTCGGGGTGGCGAGGAGGTGTTCGAGGCCACCGTCAGGTTGCTGCACTCCGCGTCTTCACGCGAGCGTGGACGCGGCACGGACATCCTCGCGCAACTGGGCGGGCGGAGACGCAGCGACGCACTCAGGACGAAGTGCGCGGATGAAGTCCTGTCCGCACTGGCCACGGAGCAGGATGCCGCCGTCCTGGGTTCAATGGGCGTGGCCCTGGGGCACCTCCGGGATGCGCGGGCGGTTCCCGCCCTTCAGTCGCTGAAGCACCACCCGAACGAGGACGTCCGGATGGGCGTGGTCATGGGGATGATGCCCCACCGGGATCCGGTCGCCATCCAGACCTTGATTGAACTCTCCCGAGACAGCGACGAGGACGTCCGCAACTGGGCGACCTTCAGCCTGGGCAGCCAGGCGGAGGAGGTAGACACGCCCGAGCTTCGGGATGCGTTGTTCGACCGACTCACGGAGTCCAACATGGAGCTTCGCGGCGAGGCCCTGGTGGGACTGGCGATGCGCAAGGACCCGCGCGTCCTGGAGCCGCTGCGCCGCGAGTTGGAGGGGAAGGAGGTCGTCGTCCTGGCCGTCGAGGCGGCCCAGGCGCTGGAGGACCTCTCGCTCCTGCCGCTGCTCCGTCGCCTCCAGGACCCACCTGGCAATGCGGACAGCTACTTCCGCCACGTGCTCGCCGACGCCATCGCCCACCTGGAAGGGTTGGCTCGATGA
- a CDS encoding chitinase — protein sequence MHPPRSSSRAALAVLLLLLPTLALAADRGAWAPGVAYAVGDIASYGGKGYDCRQAHTSLVGWEPPNVLALWLERTGTPPPADTQAPTAPGSLRSTGVTASSVSLAFNASTDNVGVTGYEIFINGGTSAAATTTATSVTVTGLAANTVYTFTAKARDAAGNRSVASNTVAVTTGNTAPSGSKVLVGYWHNFDNGSTNIRLRDVSSKFNVIQVAFAEPVAGAPSGTMGFTPYNATVADFKADIATLKAQGRKVLISLGGANGTIHLDDAAARQAFVTSMQGLINTYGFDGLDLDLEGASLALNGGDTDFRNPTTPRIQNLIAGTRQLLNDNGAGFLLTMAPETAYVQGGYAAYGGPWGAYLPVIHALRDRLTYLHVQHYNTGTVMALDGRAYAQGTPDFHVAMAEMLLQGFPVGGNASAIFPALRPEQVVIGLPSSPQAAGGGYTTPANVQKALDYLMKGQSFGGTYVLRQPGGYPGFKGLMTWSINWDAFTNFEFSNSHRAYLDTYR from the coding sequence ATGCATCCCCCTCGTTCGTCGTCCCGTGCGGCGCTCGCCGTGCTCCTGCTGCTTTTGCCCACCCTGGCGCTGGCCGCGGACCGGGGCGCCTGGGCACCGGGCGTCGCCTACGCCGTGGGCGACATCGCGTCCTATGGCGGCAAGGGCTACGACTGCCGGCAGGCCCACACGTCCCTGGTAGGCTGGGAGCCGCCCAACGTGCTCGCCCTGTGGCTGGAGCGCACGGGCACGCCCCCTCCCGCCGACACGCAGGCCCCCACGGCGCCGGGCTCCCTGCGCTCCACGGGCGTGACGGCCTCCAGCGTGTCCCTGGCGTTCAACGCGTCCACCGACAACGTGGGCGTCACCGGCTATGAAATCTTCATCAACGGTGGCACCAGCGCGGCGGCCACCACCACCGCGACCAGCGTCACCGTGACGGGGCTCGCCGCCAACACCGTCTATACGTTCACCGCGAAGGCACGCGACGCTGCCGGCAACCGCTCCGTCGCGAGCAACACCGTCGCCGTGACGACAGGCAACACCGCGCCCTCGGGCAGCAAGGTGCTGGTCGGCTACTGGCACAACTTCGACAACGGCTCCACGAACATCCGGCTGCGCGACGTGTCCTCCAAGTTCAACGTCATCCAGGTGGCCTTCGCGGAGCCGGTGGCGGGCGCGCCTTCGGGCACCATGGGCTTCACCCCCTACAACGCCACCGTGGCTGACTTCAAAGCGGACATCGCCACGCTGAAGGCGCAGGGCCGCAAGGTGCTCATCTCCCTGGGCGGCGCCAACGGCACCATCCACCTGGATGACGCGGCGGCGCGGCAGGCCTTCGTCACCAGCATGCAGGGGCTCATCAACACGTATGGCTTTGACGGCCTGGACCTGGACCTGGAGGGCGCGTCGCTGGCGCTCAACGGCGGGGACACAGATTTCCGCAACCCCACCACGCCGCGCATCCAGAACCTCATCGCCGGCACGCGCCAGTTGCTCAATGACAACGGCGCGGGCTTCCTGCTCACCATGGCGCCGGAGACCGCCTACGTGCAGGGCGGCTACGCGGCCTATGGCGGCCCGTGGGGGGCGTACCTCCCCGTCATCCACGCGCTGCGCGACCGGCTGACGTACCTGCACGTGCAGCACTACAACACCGGCACCGTGATGGCGCTGGACGGCCGCGCCTACGCGCAGGGGACGCCGGACTTCCACGTGGCCATGGCGGAGATGCTGCTCCAGGGCTTCCCCGTGGGCGGCAACGCGAGCGCCATCTTCCCCGCGCTCCGGCCGGAGCAGGTCGTCATCGGCCTGCCGTCCTCACCGCAGGCCGCGGGCGGTGGCTATACGACTCCCGCCAACGTGCAGAAGGCGCTGGACTACCTGATGAAGGGCCAGTCCTTCGGAGGCACCTACGTGCTGCGCCAGCCCGGCGGCTACCCGGGCTTCAAGGGGCTGATGACCTGGTCCATCAATTGGGACGCCTTCACGAACTTCGAGTTCTCCAACAGCCACCGCGCCTACCTGGACACCTACCGGTAG
- the tal gene encoding transaldolase encodes MNPLRQLAEFGQSVWVDNLQRSYITKGTLKKYIDEDGLKGLTSNPTIFQKAVSGSDDYQDLFDAAKGQGLSGNDLYEKLAVRDVQGAADILKPVYDATKGQDGFASLEVSPKLALDTKGTLEEARRLWKTLARPNVMIKVPGTLPGLPAFEQLTSEGINVNVTLLFSQERYKQIAEAYVSGLEKLAASGGDVSRVASVASFFVSRIDSIVDKEIEKRKAGAAPEQQKALEGLSGKVAIANAKLAYRTFKEVFGSARWKALAAKGAKVQRVLWASTSTKSPKLRDVLYVEELIGRDTVNTMPPATIDAFRDHGKVRPSLEEDLPAAEATMRQLEAAGISMKAVTDELSTDGIRLFTESFDQLLSAVGEKLKKT; translated from the coding sequence ATGAATCCGCTGCGACAGCTCGCCGAGTTCGGCCAATCCGTCTGGGTGGACAACCTCCAGCGCAGCTACATCACGAAGGGCACGCTGAAGAAGTACATCGACGAGGACGGGCTCAAGGGGCTCACCTCCAACCCGACCATCTTCCAGAAGGCCGTCTCAGGCAGCGACGACTACCAGGACCTCTTCGACGCCGCGAAGGGCCAGGGCCTCTCCGGCAACGACCTCTACGAGAAGCTGGCCGTACGCGACGTGCAGGGCGCCGCGGACATCCTCAAGCCGGTCTACGACGCGACGAAGGGACAGGACGGCTTCGCGTCGCTGGAGGTGTCACCCAAGCTTGCGCTGGACACGAAGGGCACGCTGGAGGAGGCGCGGCGGCTGTGGAAGACGCTGGCGCGGCCCAACGTGATGATCAAGGTCCCCGGCACGCTGCCGGGCCTGCCGGCCTTCGAGCAGCTCACCTCCGAGGGCATCAACGTCAACGTGACGCTGCTCTTCAGCCAGGAGCGCTACAAGCAGATCGCGGAGGCCTACGTCTCCGGGCTGGAGAAGCTCGCCGCGTCCGGCGGGGACGTGAGCCGCGTGGCGAGCGTGGCGTCGTTCTTCGTCAGCCGCATCGACTCCATCGTGGACAAGGAGATTGAGAAGCGGAAGGCGGGCGCCGCGCCGGAGCAGCAGAAGGCGCTGGAGGGGCTGAGCGGCAAGGTGGCCATCGCGAACGCGAAGCTCGCCTACCGGACCTTCAAGGAGGTCTTCGGGAGCGCGCGCTGGAAGGCGCTCGCGGCGAAGGGCGCGAAGGTGCAGCGCGTGCTCTGGGCGAGCACCAGCACCAAGAGCCCCAAGCTGCGCGACGTGCTCTACGTGGAGGAGCTCATCGGCCGGGACACGGTGAACACCATGCCGCCGGCCACCATCGACGCGTTCCGGGACCACGGCAAGGTGCGCCCCAGCCTGGAGGAGGACCTGCCCGCGGCGGAGGCGACCATGCGCCAGCTGGAGGCGGCCGGCATCTCCATGAAGGCCGTCACCGACGAGCTGTCCACCGACGGCATCCGCCTGTTCACCGAGTCCTTCGATCAGCTCCTCTCCGCGGTGGGTGAGAAGCTGAAGAAGACTTGA
- a CDS encoding serine hydrolase, translated as MSNPSELLRAELRPYLRGHPTASVCAAMTWRGALHVEGFRGKGTPPATDALFSLGSLTEVFTAALLSVMVERGDVRLDEPLGNLIPQSLLNDEVARGITLEQLATHTSGLPHLPPNLASAPQNPDDPFGQYSASHFGEFLRGYHPRQPPPRPSSESFLGMGVLGHALSRRMALNYGHLMRDVLCRPMGLVDTSVRVTEELAPRLLQGHTARGKPVPAWTFPALPGGGGLHSTVGDVMRFLETNLGRGEKSFTKALYRMQAPRVKAGAFQRGLGWNVSQVRGKDVVWRSSVMGGYVGFMGLSVAADAAVVLLADHGWSLFAALRGRVPLEAPGLTLLSRFLP; from the coding sequence ATGTCGAACCCTTCCGAACTCCTCCGCGCGGAGCTGCGGCCCTATCTGCGCGGCCATCCGACGGCGTCCGTGTGCGCGGCGATGACGTGGCGAGGCGCGCTGCACGTCGAAGGCTTCCGCGGCAAGGGGACGCCTCCGGCCACGGATGCCCTCTTCTCCCTGGGGTCGCTCACGGAGGTCTTCACGGCGGCGCTGCTGTCGGTGATGGTGGAGCGGGGCGACGTGCGGCTCGACGAGCCCCTGGGGAACCTGATTCCCCAGTCGCTGTTGAATGACGAGGTCGCGCGGGGCATCACGCTGGAGCAACTGGCGACGCACACCTCCGGGCTGCCGCACCTGCCGCCGAACCTGGCCTCGGCGCCCCAGAATCCGGACGACCCGTTCGGCCAGTACTCCGCGAGCCACTTCGGCGAGTTCCTCCGCGGCTACCACCCCCGGCAGCCGCCGCCGCGCCCGTCCTCCGAGTCCTTCCTGGGCATGGGCGTGCTGGGGCACGCGCTCTCCCGGCGCATGGCGCTGAACTACGGGCACCTGATGCGGGACGTGCTGTGCAGGCCCATGGGGCTCGTGGACACTTCAGTGCGCGTGACGGAGGAGCTGGCCCCGCGCCTGTTGCAGGGCCACACCGCGCGAGGCAAGCCCGTACCCGCCTGGACCTTCCCGGCGCTCCCGGGCGGTGGCGGCCTGCACTCCACGGTGGGAGACGTGATGCGCTTCCTGGAGACGAACCTGGGGCGCGGTGAGAAGTCCTTCACGAAGGCCCTGTACCGGATGCAGGCGCCCCGGGTGAAGGCCGGAGCCTTCCAGCGGGGCCTGGGATGGAACGTGTCCCAGGTGCGTGGGAAGGACGTGGTGTGGCGCTCGTCGGTGATGGGGGGCTACGTGGGCTTCATGGGGCTCAGCGTCGCGGCGGACGCGGCCGTGGTCCTGCTCGCGGACCACGGCTGGTCGTTGTTCGCAGCGCTGCGGGGGCGCGTGCCCCTGGAGGCGCCGGGGCTCACGCTGCTGTCGCGGTTCCTGCCCTGA
- a CDS encoding C80 family cysteine peptidase, which yields MSFGASSTSSPPSVQRKSKRFTHQLVVAVLTGTGDAAIETIAQDLQRKHPDISSLIHVHLRKGNIFEPATHDLMAISPSDKLAIQNAKKAENQTENAATVEKCFVINTKKAPCRLYLVAHGDDGFNFAGLPGAHMAVFVRNTLRISQVTCISVVSCYGAGYIPPLYNASESQEVNEQRIDAARRAPMDTRSFAAVFHRELKEKGLRTEVLARRANVNTDSKTLGKGTRFDPSFNRFDATGHKAPWSKFRFYWDGETQKVAPVYSDGDTSAWPQDLT from the coding sequence TTGTCCTTCGGCGCCTCTTCCACGAGCAGCCCTCCCAGCGTTCAGCGCAAGTCGAAGCGCTTCACGCACCAGCTCGTCGTCGCCGTCCTCACGGGCACCGGGGACGCGGCCATCGAGACCATCGCGCAGGACCTGCAGCGCAAGCATCCGGACATCTCCAGCCTCATCCATGTCCATCTCAGGAAGGGCAATATCTTCGAGCCCGCCACGCATGACCTCATGGCCATCTCCCCCAGTGACAAGCTGGCCATCCAGAACGCCAAGAAGGCGGAGAACCAGACCGAGAACGCGGCGACGGTCGAGAAGTGCTTCGTGATCAACACCAAGAAGGCGCCCTGCCGGTTGTACCTGGTGGCCCACGGCGATGACGGCTTCAACTTCGCGGGCCTTCCTGGCGCGCACATGGCTGTCTTCGTGAGGAACACCCTCCGCATCAGCCAGGTCACCTGCATCAGCGTGGTGAGCTGTTACGGCGCGGGCTACATCCCGCCCCTCTACAACGCGAGCGAGTCCCAGGAGGTGAACGAGCAGCGGATCGACGCGGCCCGGCGGGCGCCCATGGACACGAGGTCCTTCGCGGCGGTGTTCCACCGCGAGCTCAAGGAAAAGGGCCTGCGCACGGAGGTCCTGGCGCGTCGTGCGAACGTGAACACCGACTCCAAGACCCTGGGCAAGGGGACGCGTTTCGATCCGTCCTTCAACCGGTTCGACGCCACAGGCCACAAGGCGCCCTGGTCGAAGTTCCGTTTCTACTGGGACGGTGAAACACAGAAGGTGGCCCCCGTGTACTCGGATGGCGACACCAGCGCCTGGCCGCAAGACCTCACATGA
- a CDS encoding cytochrome-c peroxidase, with translation MHGSRSWWRVFLPLMLGGAVACEVVPAPGAWSAQAPADEGTGARRARERVGALQASATFEATLREEAAPERGGLKPVERLGKLLFFDRRLSEPTGQACAFCHDPEVGWTGPDPRINASGAVYEGAVQGRFGNRKPSSAAYAAQAPILHRVTPGEADFVGGNFLDGRATGEALGNPAADQARSPFLNPVEQDNPSEAAVVVKVCEGPYGELFRTVWGARICGDVPRAYDSIAGSIAAYEGSREVNAFSSRYDAYLAGRARLTPQEQWGLKLFEGKAHCVNCHPSQRGARGEPPLFTDSTFDNLGVPRNLLNPWYWQLPFNPDGPFWIDPGLGGFLQTRQDSAPLARANLGKVKVPTLRNVDKRPFPGFTKAYMHNGSFKSLESVVHFYNTRDVLPVCLGSASGSPGVDCWPMPEVGLNINTEELGNLGLSPQEEQALVAFLRTLSDGYVE, from the coding sequence ATGCACGGGTCACGGTCGTGGTGGAGGGTGTTCCTGCCGCTGATGCTGGGCGGGGCGGTGGCGTGCGAAGTCGTGCCGGCCCCGGGAGCGTGGTCCGCGCAGGCTCCGGCGGATGAGGGCACCGGTGCCAGGAGGGCGCGGGAGCGGGTGGGCGCCCTCCAGGCCTCGGCCACCTTCGAGGCCACGTTGCGTGAGGAGGCCGCGCCGGAGCGCGGAGGGCTGAAGCCCGTGGAGCGGCTCGGCAAGCTGCTCTTCTTCGACCGCCGGCTCTCCGAGCCCACGGGCCAGGCCTGCGCCTTCTGTCATGACCCCGAGGTGGGCTGGACGGGCCCCGACCCGCGCATCAACGCCTCCGGAGCCGTGTACGAGGGCGCGGTGCAGGGGCGCTTTGGCAACCGCAAGCCGTCCTCAGCCGCCTATGCCGCGCAGGCTCCCATCCTCCACCGGGTGACGCCCGGGGAGGCCGACTTCGTGGGCGGCAACTTCTTGGATGGCCGCGCCACCGGCGAGGCCTTGGGCAACCCCGCCGCGGACCAGGCGCGGAGCCCCTTCCTCAACCCCGTGGAGCAGGACAACCCCAGCGAGGCCGCCGTGGTGGTCAAGGTCTGCGAAGGCCCGTACGGGGAGCTCTTCCGGACCGTCTGGGGGGCCCGCATCTGCGGCGACGTGCCGCGCGCGTATGACAGCATCGCGGGGTCCATCGCCGCGTACGAGGGCTCTCGCGAGGTCAACGCCTTCTCCTCGAGGTACGACGCATACCTCGCGGGCCGCGCGCGGCTCACTCCCCAGGAGCAGTGGGGGCTGAAGCTCTTCGAGGGCAAGGCCCATTGCGTGAACTGCCACCCGAGCCAGCGCGGCGCTCGCGGCGAGCCGCCGCTCTTCACGGACTCCACCTTCGACAACCTGGGCGTGCCGCGCAACCTGCTCAATCCCTGGTACTGGCAGCTCCCGTTCAACCCGGACGGCCCCTTCTGGATCGACCCCGGCCTGGGAGGCTTTCTCCAGACGCGCCAGGACTCCGCGCCCCTCGCGCGCGCCAACCTGGGCAAGGTCAAGGTGCCCACCCTGCGCAACGTGGACAAGCGCCCGTTCCCCGGCTTCACCAAGGCCTATATGCACAACGGCTCCTTCAAGAGCCTCGAGTCCGTCGTCCACTTCTACAACACGCGAGACGTCCTGCCGGTCTGCTTGGGGAGCGCGTCGGGGAGTCCCGGCGTGGACTGCTGGCCCATGCCGGAGGTGGGGCTGAACATCAATACGGAGGAGCTGGGCAACCTGGGCCTGTCGCCGCAAGAGGAGCAGGCCCTCGTCGCCTTCCTGCGCACGCTCTCGGACGGCTACGTCGAATGA